CGGGGATGGGGGAGGTCGCGGGCTTCGGGAAGTGAAGGTACTTGTTCCGGAGCGGGGAGGGGTTGAGGATCTCGAACAGGGCCACGGGGGTGGAGGAGGGCAGCGTCCCGTTGGCGTAGGCGTGGAGCGGGAACGAGGTCTCCAGGCCGCCCGTGTCATACACCCCGCCCGTGTAGCCCACCAGGGCCGTGACGGCCCCGGTCTCGCCGTAGGTGAACCGGAAGTCGCCGTTGCCGTGCAGGACCAGGTCGGCGGTCACGGGGATGGTGCCCTGCCCGACGACCGGCACGTTGTGCCAGGAGAAGGTGACCTGGCCGGCAGACACCTTGGCATCCACCAGGAAATGGGTGTTTCCCTGAGGGTTGAGGTCGCATTTCAAGGGGGCGATCTTGGGCATGGGGCGGGAGAGGAAGTCGTGGATGTCGGCTCCCGCGAGGGTGTAGGCCGGGTCGGGGTCCTCGAAGCGGTTGAGGGTGACGTACCCGTTCGAGCACAGGAAGACGCGCCGGCAGGTCCGGCCGGCGAAGGTGAAGTTGAAGCCGTCGGGGAACCCGAACTCGACGGTGTCGTTGTCCCCCAGCGGGAGCTGGTTGATGTCGAAACGCGGCAGGTTGACCGTCTGGGCGATGTTGACCCAGGCGGCGTTGAGAAGGGTCGTCTCGGTGAACCCCCAGATGCAGCAGGCGCCGATCCCGTCGTCCTCGATGACGGGGGCCCAGATGCCGTCGCGCCCGTCGATGGCCTCCACCACCAGGTGGTACTCGCCCGGCGGGAGGCCCGAGATCTCGAACTCGCCGGAGCCGTCGGCCCGGAAGCCCGAGAGGCAGGCCACCTGGAGGTCGATGTCGCTCTTCTTCACCACCCTGACGTGGACGGCGGTCAGGGGGATCTGCCCGTTGTAGAAAATGCGCCCGCGGATGGTCCCCAGCTCGGAGCCCCAGGGGATGTGGTACGGCGGGTTGTAGATCGTCTCGGGGTAGAGCAACGACACGGCGGACATGTCGTCATATTCCAGGGTGCGCCCCCAGCGGTCGTCCACGGGGTTCTCCCAGGGGTACATGGTGGGAATGTAGAACGGGTCGATGGCGAAGGCGCCCGGCGCGGTGTTGGCGAGGTTCACGGCGCCCACGAAAGTGTGGCCCAGCCCCCACACGTGGCCGAGTTCGTGGGTGAGGGTGGACTGGAGGTCCAGGGCGGCGCTCGACCCGAAGAGCCCGTTCATGACCAGCATGGCGTCGGTGATCCGCTGGGTTTCGGTGTTCTCGATGACGATCCCCACCCCGGCCACGGTGTTGGGGTCGAGGCCGAAGTAGTCCAGGACCTGGCCGGTTTCGTCGAACACGATCTCGTTCACCCCGTCGTTGATGACCCCGTAGTCGATCCCCAGGTTGTCGAGGGTGAAGTTCACGCTGGAGACGTAGAGGTTTCCGGTGAGCTGCCGGGCCTCGGGGACGTCGTCCCACGTGTTGACGGAAGCGACGACGAGCGGGAGGCCGTCACCCCCGTGGAGGGTCCCGCCGTCCACGAGGAAATCCACGGGCAGGGCGCCCCAGTGGACGAAACGGGTCTGGTCGTCCAGGGTGGAGACGCTGGTCTGGAGCACGAAAGCCGGGCAGCTGACGGTGAACAGGAGAAGTGCGCAGAGGGTGAGAGAAGTTCGCAGTTTCATGGCCGGCCTCCTTTGACCGAGAGGGCCGAGGTGAAATCGGAGAGGGGGACCCACGCGCCCTTCGTCCCGGGCGCCGAAGCCGCGGCTTTGCCGGCGGGGGACTTGCCGGCCGGGAGCTGCACTTCCCAGGCGCCGGCAGCGGTCTTCCGGGCCTCCAGGACGCCCCGGGAGGCCCCACAGACCAGGAACGCCTTCGGGTCGCTCGCCTTGGGGCGCAGGAAGACGACGTAGTGCTTCCCCTTGAGAAAGACGGGGGCGTCCGGCACGGTGACCCGGAGCTTCCCGACGGTCCCCCCGATCACCTTCAGGGAGAAGGTTTCGGGAAGCCCGCCGTCCTTCAGGGCGGACTCTTTTCGGAACATCCAGGTGGTGAAGACCAGTTGGCCGTTGCCGGGGGCCTGGTTCACCGATTGGCCGGTGCAGGTCACGACGGCGACGTCACGGGCCAGGGCGGCCGTTTCCGGCAGGGTGACGGGGCGGGTCCGCGCCGCCGCCCACGGGACCGGGAGGAGCAGGATCGACAGGAACAGGATCGGGCGGATGACCAGGGTTCGAGCTTTCATGGAATGCCTCCTCATTCAACAGCATTCAAGGGCTTAGACGCGGACACCCTGCCGGGAGTTCAATGGGGATCCCGGAATTTCCACCCTTGTGAACAGGCCCGCCCCGACGGGCGGCGGCAAGGGGAGTCCGGGGCTCACCGCATCTCCGCCAGAGTGAAGACGGCAACCTCCACCACGGTCCCCAGCAGAGCAATGACCAGGGCGAGCTTGAACCGTCGAAGGGCGGACCGTTCGCCGTCGGGCAGGGCGAATTTCTCCGGGGCGAAACTGAACATGCGCCGGCCGAGGCGTCGGTACTGGAGGCGGTCGAATCGCCAGGCTTCCAGGGCGGCCCAGAACAGGAAAACGAGGTTCCACGCAACGAGGATCAGGTTCACGGCGTCTCCCAAACCCGCTTGGCAGGGCCATTGTACCGGATGACCGCCGTGGGGCCAAGGGGCTGGGCCCTTAAAATCCGACTTCCTTGACGCGGGAGGGTGGATGGTGGATAATCCGGACCCGTCGGACGGACGAAAGGAGTGAAGGAAAATGCGGGCTACGGATGATCGCCGCTGCTTTGTGTGCGGGAGCGAAAACCCCGAGGGGATGCGGCTCGAATTCAGGACGGAAGCGGCAGGGGAGGCGTCGGCGGAACTGGCCGTGCCCGACCGGTACGCGGGGTGGTCCGGAGTGGTGCACGGGGGGATCGTCTGCACCCTCCTGGACGAGGCCATGGCCAAGGCGGCCATGGCGGCGGGTCACCCCGTCGCCACCGTGGAACTCTCGGTGCGCTACCTCGCCCCGGTCCCCACGGGGGCGACGTGCCGGGTCGTCGGGAAGGTCCTGGAGGTGCGACGGCGCCTGGTCCTGACGGAAGGGAGCGTGTCCGACGCCGAGGGGCGTGTTTTCGCGACGGCCACCGCCAAGATGCTCGTCGTCGCCCGCGGGGAGACGTGAACTCTCGCCAGGCGCAACGCCCGCAAAGGAAGACGGCCTTGGCCGAAAATCCTGCTCCAGACCGATTTTTCGAGAGATCGAACCCCATACTTGATGCGTTCGCAAAACGTCGGAAAACGAAGGGAAAAGTGTATGTAAAGCCTTTGTTTGAGACATCACCCGGAGGGTGATGGTACTTTTTGCGGTGTCGTCAAGTTTGACGCCCCCGCAAAAAGTCCTTTTCTCTCACAGAGGCACGGATGCACGGAGAAATGCAAATCGTATTTAATAGAATCAACAATTCTTATGATTCTTCCCTGTGCCTCTGTGCCTCTGTGAGATCAGAATCCGGGCTTTTTGCGGGGATGTCCAGAATGATGGCCGTGGACGGTTGGCCCGAAGGGTGCGATGATGGCTGTACCGATGGCGATGGCGATGGCGATACCGATTGCGATACCGATTGCGATACCGATACCGATACCGATTCCGACCCCGATGGGTATTTCTCCGGACCTACAGCCTACAGCCTACAGCCTAAACCCCTTCACTTGAAATACTTCTTCATCGCGGCCTGGAAGATTCCCTCGAAGGAGGTGAAGTTCCAGTACCCTTCGCCTTTGGTGTTGTCCATGATGTAGAGGAAGGCGTCACGATAAAGGGTGAAGGACGGGGCCCGGACGGCGACGGGTTTCCGCTGCACGAAGAACCCCACCAGGCGGATCTCGTTTTTCTTGCAGTAATCCACCAACTGGGGGAGGGGAGGGTATCGGTCGGGGACGAAGGCGAAATTGTCCATGGGGCTCCCCGTGTCCGACATCTGGAGGAGGTCCTGGGACACGCCGTCCCCGATCACGTAGACGGTGGTTTCCCGGATCCCCTTGTCTTTGAGATATTTCGCCAGGGTCTTGTAGGGGTTCGTGGCGGTGGACGTCGCGCGGAACTTGAAGGAGCCGGGGACCCCGTCCAGTTTTCCCGCTTTCCCGGCGTACTCCTCCTTGTAATCGGTGTTCACGAAGGAGACGAAGACGAGGTCACGGTCGGCCGGGAGATTTTTCACCAGCCAGGTGAAACCGTTTTCGAAACCGTAGTCGTCCACTCCGGGGCGCATGTCCTGTTGAACGAAGAAAATGATGGGTTTGGCGGCGGGTTCCGCCGCGAGGGAGAAGGCGAGGGTGGCGGTCAGCAACGCGATCAGGGTGAAGGTCTTGCGGTACATGGTCCATCTCCTCCATAGCGTGGTTTGGCAACAAGGGAACATCCCCTCCGCGGTTGCGGGGGAAGCTGTCTGTTAGATGCGACGGAGTCGGTAAAGTTCAACCCGGGAAGGCCCGGAGCGGGCGATTCCCTCTCATTTTCGCATGTGCTTTTTCATCGCGGACTTGAAGACGCCCTTGAAGGTCGAGAAATTCCAGTAGATTTCACCCCGGGTCGCCTTCGTGACGTAAACGAGGGAATCCCTGAAGACCGAGTCATCGTCTTTTTCGTCGCCCGACACCTTGTTGAGGATGTTCAGGGATTTCCAGACCAGGAAACCGACGATGCGCACCCGGAAGGTCTTGCAGTAATCCACCAGGATCGAGACGGTGGGGAAGCGGTCGGGAAGGAAGGAATACCGGTCGTTGGCGTAGGAACTCTCGTACTGGATCAGGTCCTGGGACACACCGTTGCTGACGAGGAAGACGGTGGTGTCCTGGATGGAGTGGTCCCGGAGGTAGCGGTAGATGTTCATGTAGGGCGTGGTGGCGGCGGAAGGGGCCTCGAAGTAGAACCCTCCGGGCGGCCAGGAGAGGCTGGAGGCGGCGCCCGAGTACTCCTCCGTGTAGATGTTGTTGAGGAGGGACACGAAAACAACCTGGCGGTCCGCGGGCAGGCTTTTCATCAGGAAGGTGAAACCGTCCTCGAAGTCGAAGTTGTCGATGGTGGGCCGGATGTCCTTCTGGACGAAGAAAACGAGCGGGCGGCCCGGCGCCGGCGACGGGGCGGGGGTCGCTGAGACGGCGGCCAGGGTGAGGGCCGACGCCAGGAGAAGGCTGAACACGGTTCGGGTCATGGGGAACTCCTCGGAAAAGTCAGGGGGCCGGCTGCAGGGCAGGGGCCCGGAGGTCGACGGCCGGCGGGCGGAAGGTGACCGGTGGTGCGTCGGACGAATCGGTTTCGATGGTGGCGTTGGCGGGGTTCGCCAGGATCTTGCGCACCAGGGCGGCGTGGATCCCGTGCCCGGCCCGGGCGGCAAAGAACCGTCCGATGACGGGCATCCCGACGAGGGCGAGGTCACCCAGGAAATCCAGCACCTTGTGGCGGATGAACTCGTCGGGGAAGCGGAGGCCCCCGGGGTTGAGCACCGCCGTGTCCGAGAAGACCACGGCGTTGTCGAGCGAACCGCCCTTGATCAACCCGTTCTCCTTGAGCTGGCTGATTTCGCGGATGAACCCGAAGGTCCGGCAGGGGGCGAGTTCCCGTCGGTACACGTCGGGGGTCGGCACGTAGGTTCTCTCCATGCGCCCGATGAGGGGGTGGGGGAAGTCGATGAGGTAGGTGACCTCGAGACGGTCGGACGGGGAGGCCGTGATGAGTTTGTCCCCGAGTTCGTGATGCACCTCCCGGAGGATGCGGAGCGTCCGGCGGGGGGCGGGCTGAGTCGCGAGGCCGACGCGGTCGAAGGCGTCCAGGAGCGGGACGGCCGAACCGTCCAGGATGGGGACCTCCATGTCGTCCACGTCGATGAAGGCGTTGTCGACGCCGTAACCCCGAAGCGCGGAGAGGACGTGCTCCACCGTGGAAACCAGGACCCCCTTTTTCATCAGGGTGGTGGCGTAACTCACGTTGGCGATGTGAGCGGCCGTCGCCTCGATGGGAAAACCATCCAGGTCCGAGCGGCGGAAAACGATCCCGGTGCCGGGCGGGGCGGGGTGGATGGTCATGGCAACCTGGCATCCGGAGTGAAGGCCGACCCCGTTGAAGGAGACGGGGCCGCCCAGGGTCATCTGCGGGCAGGGGTACCTTGTCATTCGATCCTCGGCGCGTTGAGCTTTTCGCCGGTGCACGGGCGAAGGCGAAACACTCTTTACGCAATCCCCGGGCCAAACGAGGCGATTTCCAAGCGGCTTGAAAACAAACAGATGCCTGCGTCGCATGCCCGGGGGGTGTGGCGGTTCTCCACCACCGGATGGAAAGATGTGGCCAAACCACCACGGGTTGCCGTCTCCTCCCGGAGCGGGGCCCCCCGGATCCTCGACTTGACGGCTGTTCGTCGGGGTGCTATGGTGGCACCCATGACACGACCGGATTCCAGAGGTGCTGCGAGTGCCTGGGGGGGAGGCGGGGGCCTTTCCACCCGGAAGGTGGCCGGATGGGCCCTGCCGTTGTGCGGCCGGGGGCTTGTCCGGCTGGCGGCTCGCGCCGTGCTGCTGACGGTACTGACCGGCCAGCTGCCGGCGCTCGACCCCGCGCGCCAGGTCTCGCAGTACGGGTTCCGGACCTGGGGGCCCGATGACGGCCTGCCGACGGGGGCAGTGCGGGCCCTCGCCCAGGCGGCCGACGGCTGGATCTGGGTCGGGACCGACGACGGGCTCTGCCGCTTCGACGGCGTACGCTTCTACCCCTTCTCTGTGGACGACAACGCCCGGAACCCGGTCCGGCAGGTCACGGCCCTCGAACCCGAACCGGGCGGCGGGGTCTGGGTCGGGACCCGGGGCAGCGGCCTGCTGCGATGGCGCCAGGGGAAACTGGTCCCCATGGCCGGGGAGGCGGGAAAACCCGGGACCACCATCACGGCCCTTGCGCGGGACCGGGAGGGGGACCTCTGGGCCGGGACGTCGGACCGGGGGGTCTACCGTCTCGTGGGGGAGTCGATGCGCCGGTACACCCGGCGGGACGGCCTCCCGTCCGATCTCGTCTCGGGCCTTTGGGGGGACCCGGCCGGGGGCGTCTGGGTGGGCACGGCGGACGGCGCCCTGACGCGGCTCGGCACCGGACCGGCCCACCCCTTCGTCCCCGAGGAACCCGGACCGGCGGCGTGCCTCAGGGTGGCGCTCCGGGACCGGAAAGGCGGCCTGTGGACCGGCTACTCCGTTTCCAGCGTGGACGAGACCTACGGCGACCTGCTTCACTCCGTCTCGGTTCGGGAGCCCCGGGGGGTCTCCTACGAGGTTTCCTTTTTCACGCCCGGCGACATGCAGGCCTCCACCGCGCCCTTCCCCATCCTGGAGGACCGCCTGGGGATGATCTGGTTCGGCACGCGCAAGGGGGTGGTCCGGGTCAACCATGGGCGCATGGAGATCCTGGGCGCGGCCGACGGGTTGCCCGACGAGCATGTGACTTCGCTCCTCGAGGACGGGGAAGGGAACCTCTGGGTGGGGACCCGCCTCGGCCTGACCCGGCTGCGCGACACGATGTTCATCCCCTTCACCCGTCGCCAGGGACTGCAGAGCGACCGCGTCCTGTGCGTGGCCGAGGGGACGCGGAGCGGGGCCTGGGTCGGGACCGACAACGGTCTCAACAAGATCGAGAACGGCCGGGCTGTGGCCTACAAGGCCGTCGACCTTGCCGGGACGTGGGTCTACGACGTCGTCCAGGGGAAAGACCGGACGATTTGGCTGGCCACCCGGCGAGGCTTGATCCGGGCGCACGACCAGAAGCTCGAGCCCGTCGTCGAGCCCTCGGGCAAGAAGGCCCCGGACGTCGTTCACGCGCTGTGCGGCGACCCGATGGGGACCCTCTGGGTCGGCACCGCCACCCGGGGCGTGCTGGCCTTCCAGAACGGTGTGCTCCGGGAAGGCCCCCTCACCGAGGCGCCGCCCTTCCGCAGCGTCAACGACCTCGCCGGCGGGCCCGACGGGGCTGTCTGGGCGGCCACCCGCGGGGGGCTCGGGCGGCTCCGGTCCGGGGTCGTCGAAGCGGTCCCCGTCCCGCCCGAGGCGCAAGGGAAGGAATCGGACTGCCTGCTCGTGGACGCCGACGGCACGGTCTGGGCGGGGACGCGGGGCGCCGGGCTCCTCCGCTGCCGAAACGGCGTGGCACGGAACGTCACGACGCGGCAGGGCCTGTGGCACGACACAATCCTCTCCATCCTGGACGACGGCCGTGGCTGCCTGTGGATGGCCACGCCCCAGGGACTTTTCCGGGCACGCCGGGCACAGCTCGAGGCGGCTGCCGAACGGCCGGGGGCGGCCGTGCAGTGCACCCGGTTCGGGACGGAGGACGGGGTGCGCAGCCTGGAGTGCCTTCCGGGCGGGTGCCGGACCTCCGATGGATGCCTCTGGTTCTGCACCATCCGCGGGCTCTGTGTCGTCCATCCCGAGCGGGCCGAGACCGTCCCGGTTTCCCCACCTCCCCTGATCGTGGAAATCCTGGCGGACGACCAGCCGGTCCCCCCGGGACAGGACGTGTTCGCGCCCGGGGTCCGCGACCTCGAGTTCCGCTTTGCGGCCCTGTTTTTCCGGGCCCCGGAACAACTCCGCTTCCGGAGCCGGCTGGAGGGTTTCGATCGGGACTGGTCCGAGCCCTTCACCGACCGGAAGGTCCGATTTGCCGCGTTGCCCCCGGGCGAGTACACCCTGCGGGTCCAGGGTCGCCTTCCCGGTGGCGCCTGGGGGCCGGACGGGGCGGTGTTCCGCTTCACCGTACAGGCCCCGCTGATCCAACGGGGATGGTTCCAGGCCCTCATCCTGGCGGTGGCCGTGGGGCTCGTGCTGGTGGGGAGGCGCATGGTGGTCCGGCTGCACGGCATGGTCCGGGAATGGCGTTCCACCCACCATGTGGGGCCTTACCGGCTGCTGGAGACCGTGGGGAGGGGGGGCATGGGGACCGTCTGGAGGGCCGTACACCGGAAAACCGGCGCCGAGGCCGCCGTGAAGGTCCTGGACACGAGCCCCGACACCCCCGTGGCCCGGGACCGCTTTGTCCGCGAGGGGCTCGCGTGCGAGCGGATCGACCACCCGGCGGTGGTCAAGGTCTTCGAACGCGGGGAGGACCAGGGGCGGCTCTGGTACGCCATGGAGTTCTGCCGGGGCCGGAGCCTGCGGGCGCTGATCGGTCCCGAGGGCATCCCCCCCGGGCGGGCCCTGGACATCTTCCGGAAACTCATCGAGGCCGTCCGGGCAATCCGGGAAGCGGGGGTGACGCACCGGGACCTGAAACCCGAGAACGTCTTCGTGCTGGATGCGGAGGGAGGGCACGCGGACGGGGACGGGTCCCGGATCAAGGTCCTGGACTTCGGCCTCGCGCGACTGTCCGACCATCGGACCCGAACCAGCCAGGCGATCCCCGCGGGCACGGTGGCCTACCTCCCGCCGGAGTACCTGGGGAGCGCGGGTCGGGAGGACGCGGGGATGGACCTCTACGCGCTCGGCGTAATCCTCTACGAGATGCTCACCGGGGCGCCCCCCTTCGCGGGCGACGCGGATGACCCTGCCGCCATGCTCTACGCGATTCTCAGCGAGACCCCCGTCGCGCCGTCCGAGATCGACCCGGCCATTCCCGGGGCCCTCTCCGATCTCGCGCTCCGCCTGATCGCCCGCAACCCCGCCGACCGCCTGAAGACGCCGGAGGAAATCGCGGCTTGCCTGGCGATCCCGCCATTGCCTTGACTTCTCCGCAACCAGTCCGGACCCCACAAGCCACAAAGAACGCAAAGACACGCAAGGAAAGTCCTAAAACATAGATTTCAATGTATTTTTAAGGCCTTTCTTTCTTCGCGTTCCATGCGTTCTTTGTGGCTGAATTGACTTCTTGCGGTGCTGACAATCTTGACTCGGGCGCGGCGGGGGGCTATCCTTCGACCGTCGAATCAACGATCAAAGGAGCGCCGATGCAGCGATACCTGACCCGGACCCTCAACATGGCGCGGTTCCTGACGCGCAAGTACTTCATGGCGGGCCGGGAGGCCTTCCGGGAAGAGCTGTCCACCTGCGTCGGCTTTCTCGCCGGGCAGTTCCCGGAACGGTCCCCCGAACTGCGGTCCCACCTCGAGGCGATCCTGGACGCACTTCTCCACGGCTTCTGCGACGCCGACCCCGACCGGGTCGCCCGCCTGAAGGCGCGGTTCCCCTGGGAGTGGCGCGGGGAGACGGAGGCTGCGGCGTGCGGGGCCGCGTTCCTGCGCGACGTCGAAGCGCTGGTGGACGGCGTCGAGTCCGACATGGCCGCGGAGGACCTGGGCGGGAAGGCGGCACGGTACCTGAAGGAGTGCCCCGAGGAAGTTCTGCGGAACCTGACCCTCGAGTCCCTGGCCGACACGTTTCACTACAGCCGGACCCACTTCGCCGAACGGTTTCACCGGGAACGGGGCATCACGGTGCACGACGCCCTCACCCACGAGAAGATGCACCGGGCGTTCCGGCTCCTCTCCGAGGGCGAACCGCCCCCCACCGTCCGGGAGTTGACCCACCGCTTGGGCTTCTCCGACCCGGTCTACTTCAGCCGGGTGTTCCGGAAGATCTACGGCATGCTCCCCTCCCGCGTGCGGGGGGAGTAACCGTTCGCACGCGCCGTCCCGGCGCGGGATGGTTCGCACCCACCGTCCCGGCGCGGGATGGTTCGCACGCGCCGTCCCGGCGCGGGATGGTTCGCACGCGCCGTCCCGGCGCGGGATGGTTCGCACGCGCCGTCCCGGCGCGGGGTGGTTCGCACCCACCGTCCCGGCGCGGGATGGTTCGCACCCACCGTCCCGGCGCGGGGGTGAGAATCCCCTCCCTCCCGTGGGGTGCGTGACCCGACCACTCCCCGCCCCTCAGCGCCGCGCGTTAGCAAACAATAGAATTCCCGTGATTTACCTCTCCCTGACGGCTGCGGCTCCGACGGGCCCCCGGAGAGCGGGACTCTCAGCCTTCGGGAACCCCCGACGCCTGCTTCAGCGCCACCTGCGCCACCCGACGGCCGAGCTTTCGGGCGTTTTCCAGGTCCCGGTCCCCCGGGGCGCCGACACAGGAAACCCCGTAGTGCCCCGTGGCGTCGAGGGGGTCGCCCGTCACGATCATCCCGAAGATCAGCATGGCCTGGAGAATGGAGAGGAGGGTGGTCTCCTTGCCGCCGGAGACGTCCCCGGACGTGGCGAACGCGGCGCCCACCTTGCCCTCCATCTGTTTCCGAAGCCCGACGAAACGGTCGAAGATCGATTTCAGGTCCGCGGCCATGCCGCCGAAGTAGACGGGGGAACCGGCCACCAGGGCGCCGGCTGCCAGGAAATCCTCCCGGGTGACATTGTCGGGCGTGCGGAGGACGGCCTCCACCCCGGCGACGGACCGGGCCCCGTCGGCGACCCCGCGGGCCAGGGCGGCGGTGTTGCCGCTGCGGGAGAAGTAAAGGACGAGCACGTTCATGGATACCTCCGAGACTGATCATGGGGAAAGGATCCAGGCTGAAGGCGGTCAGACTGAAGGTGGTTTGGCTGAAGCCTGTCAGGCTGAAGGCTCGGAGGGTGTGCCGACAATTCGCTTGCTTGGGTGGCATGCCCCATCAACGTCCTCCTGCAGCGTCGGCTCAGCCTGTCCCTTTGGCCCCTTTGTCCCTTCTCGCCTTGGTTTCATCACGGCGCCTTCACGCCATCTAAAGGCTCAGCACCCTCCGCCTGGTGCCTGCGCGGGGCGGATTTTACCAGAAAAACCGCCCTTTCTACACAGATTGATCCCCTGCGGGGATCGGGACGGGGGAGGGCGTGAGCGTAGTAAGCCTTCTCGCCGGAAACGAATTCGCAACCGATTTGAAGAGAAGGAGTTGCAAAATGCGGTTTCTGGTCAATTGGACGGCGCCCCCGCCGCCCCCGCTACAGATGTTACACGCTTACGGCTTTCGGACACCGACACGTGCAAGGGCCGGTACACCGTCCTGAGGGGGCCAGCCCCGTGCGGCGCGCAGGTTTGGCGGAGCGCCGCTTTGACCGCGCCGCGCAGGCTTCCGGAGCGGCGGGGGGAGAGTGACGGGGGGCGGAGACCCGGTGCTCCGGGAGCGGTGCCCCCGTCTGGCGACCTTGCATCCCCCGCGATGGTGATGTGGTCCCCCTCCGACGGCGCTCCGGCGGCCTGCGCGCCTTGTCCCTGGGGTTTGTCAAGAGGAACCGGGTCGCTTGGCCCGGGAGAAGCTGCCGGTTTCCGAGGTGCTGTTGCGCCTGCCGGACGTGGAAGCGTGCGCCGCCCGGGAACGCTGGGCGGGACTTGAACCCCGGGCGGGGATCAGACGGCGGCTTCGTCGGAGTCCTGGCAGAGGCGGTCCCAGAGGGCCTGGTTGTTGATGCAGCCGGGGTCGCCGGCGAGGATGTCTCCCAGGTAGGCGTCCGCCCGGGCCCTGCAGCCGCCGCAGACGCTGCGGTGATCGCAGACCTGGCAGTGGTCTTTCAGATTGTCGCGGTTGCAGAGGGTGTCGAAGTAGACGTTGCCGCGCCAGATCTCCCGGAGGGTCTTCTCCTTGAGGTTGCCGAGGAGCCGGTGGGGGATGTACACGCAGGGGGTCACGTCGCCGTTGGGCTGGATGGCGCAGTAGCAGCGGGCCGTCCCGCACCCGCCGATGTACTTGGCCAGGACCCGGATCTTGGAACCGGGGGCCGAGCCGGCGTGGCCGAGGGCCATGCGCCCCTCGAGTTCGGCGTACTGGAAGCAGGCCCGGCCGAGCTGGGGGGCCGTGCTCATGATGTTGATCTCCTTCCGGTCCATCCACCGCTGGAGGGTTTTCAGGAGGTCCTCGCGCTGGGCGGGGGAGAGGTCGTTGATGTCGTTCTTCGTCCCCCGGCCGACGGGGATGTAGTTGAAGTGGACGAAGGTGGCGCAACCCAGGTCCACCGCGAACCGGATGATGTCCTCGGCCTCGTCCACGTTCGACTGGGAGATGCAGGTGGCCAAGCCCACCCGCAGCCCGGGGGTGGCGGCGGCGATGCGGATCCCCCGAACGGAACGCTCCCAGGCGCCGTGGATGCCCCTGAACTCGTCGTGCTTGGCGGGGCTGGCGGAGTCGATGCTGA
The sequence above is a segment of the Acidobacteriota bacterium genome. Coding sequences within it:
- a CDS encoding PaaI family thioesterase gives rise to the protein MRATDDRRCFVCGSENPEGMRLEFRTEAAGEASAELAVPDRYAGWSGVVHGGIVCTLLDEAMAKAAMAAGHPVATVELSVRYLAPVPTGATCRVVGKVLEVRRRLVLTEGSVSDAEGRVFATATAKMLVVARGET
- a CDS encoding UDP-3-O-acyl-N-acetylglucosamine deacetylase, encoding MTRYPCPQMTLGGPVSFNGVGLHSGCQVAMTIHPAPPGTGIVFRRSDLDGFPIEATAAHIANVSYATTLMKKGVLVSTVEHVLSALRGYGVDNAFIDVDDMEVPILDGSAVPLLDAFDRVGLATQPAPRRTLRILREVHHELGDKLITASPSDRLEVTYLIDFPHPLIGRMERTYVPTPDVYRRELAPCRTFGFIREISQLKENGLIKGGSLDNAVVFSDTAVLNPGGLRFPDEFIRHKVLDFLGDLALVGMPVIGRFFAARAGHGIHAALVRKILANPANATIETDSSDAPPVTFRPPAVDLRAPALQPAP
- a CDS encoding protein kinase, with the protein product MTRPDSRGAASAWGGGGGLSTRKVAGWALPLCGRGLVRLAARAVLLTVLTGQLPALDPARQVSQYGFRTWGPDDGLPTGAVRALAQAADGWIWVGTDDGLCRFDGVRFYPFSVDDNARNPVRQVTALEPEPGGGVWVGTRGSGLLRWRQGKLVPMAGEAGKPGTTITALARDREGDLWAGTSDRGVYRLVGESMRRYTRRDGLPSDLVSGLWGDPAGGVWVGTADGALTRLGTGPAHPFVPEEPGPAACLRVALRDRKGGLWTGYSVSSVDETYGDLLHSVSVREPRGVSYEVSFFTPGDMQASTAPFPILEDRLGMIWFGTRKGVVRVNHGRMEILGAADGLPDEHVTSLLEDGEGNLWVGTRLGLTRLRDTMFIPFTRRQGLQSDRVLCVAEGTRSGAWVGTDNGLNKIENGRAVAYKAVDLAGTWVYDVVQGKDRTIWLATRRGLIRAHDQKLEPVVEPSGKKAPDVVHALCGDPMGTLWVGTATRGVLAFQNGVLREGPLTEAPPFRSVNDLAGGPDGAVWAATRGGLGRLRSGVVEAVPVPPEAQGKESDCLLVDADGTVWAGTRGAGLLRCRNGVARNVTTRQGLWHDTILSILDDGRGCLWMATPQGLFRARRAQLEAAAERPGAAVQCTRFGTEDGVRSLECLPGGCRTSDGCLWFCTIRGLCVVHPERAETVPVSPPPLIVEILADDQPVPPGQDVFAPGVRDLEFRFAALFFRAPEQLRFRSRLEGFDRDWSEPFTDRKVRFAALPPGEYTLRVQGRLPGGAWGPDGAVFRFTVQAPLIQRGWFQALILAVAVGLVLVGRRMVVRLHGMVREWRSTHHVGPYRLLETVGRGGMGTVWRAVHRKTGAEAAVKVLDTSPDTPVARDRFVREGLACERIDHPAVVKVFERGEDQGRLWYAMEFCRGRSLRALIGPEGIPPGRALDIFRKLIEAVRAIREAGVTHRDLKPENVFVLDAEGGHADGDGSRIKVLDFGLARLSDHRTRTSQAIPAGTVAYLPPEYLGSAGREDAGMDLYALGVILYEMLTGAPPFAGDADDPAAMLYAILSETPVAPSEIDPAIPGALSDLALRLIARNPADRLKTPEEIAACLAIPPLP
- a CDS encoding helix-turn-helix transcriptional regulator — encoded protein: MQRYLTRTLNMARFLTRKYFMAGREAFREELSTCVGFLAGQFPERSPELRSHLEAILDALLHGFCDADPDRVARLKARFPWEWRGETEAAACGAAFLRDVEALVDGVESDMAAEDLGGKAARYLKECPEEVLRNLTLESLADTFHYSRTHFAERFHRERGITVHDALTHEKMHRAFRLLSEGEPPPTVRELTHRLGFSDPVYFSRVFRKIYGMLPSRVRGE
- a CDS encoding NAD(P)H-dependent oxidoreductase: MNVLVLYFSRSGNTAALARGVADGARSVAGVEAVLRTPDNVTREDFLAAGALVAGSPVYFGGMAADLKSIFDRFVGLRKQMEGKVGAAFATSGDVSGGKETTLLSILQAMLIFGMIVTGDPLDATGHYGVSCVGAPGDRDLENARKLGRRVAQVALKQASGVPEG
- a CDS encoding radical SAM protein codes for the protein MEDKQSILKSQNNSVEQFLLSPRVRKVLGFLSRRNRNGGTLLERLMYSYENPSAPLWDRLRFYPFHTVIEHLLTQRKANAEMTKFKLFHHRPTLRALVNTSRSIGEFGLVTPQKFAMPLMVVWNFTQACNLKCLHCYQDACAKPLPDEMDLEQKLRVIDEMADEYVPFLALAGGEPLMGRNFWEVLKRCKERGIHVTVASNGTTITEETAARLVEYGVKYLEVSIDSASPAKHDEFRGIHGAWERSVRGIRIAAATPGLRVGLATCISQSNVDEAEDIIRFAVDLGCATFVHFNYIPVGRGTKNDINDLSPAQREDLLKTLQRWMDRKEINIMSTAPQLGRACFQYAELEGRMALGHAGSAPGSKIRVLAKYIGGCGTARCYCAIQPNGDVTPCVYIPHRLLGNLKEKTLREIWRGNVYFDTLCNRDNLKDHCQVCDHRSVCGGCRARADAYLGDILAGDPGCINNQALWDRLCQDSDEAAV